The genomic interval CCGTCGCCGCCCCGCTCTCCAGCTCCTCGCGGCTGGTCACGAGGTACGGGACACCGAGCGGGCGGTACGCCTGGAGCAGCGGCTCCGGCGACGCCAGGTCCGACTTGGTCAGTACGAGGAGCGGTTCGAGCCCGGCGTCGTACGCCGCCACCAGACAGCGGTCGATCATGCGCGGGCGCGGCTCGGGATCGGCCAGCGCCGTGACGATGGCCAGCTGGTCGGCGTTGGCGACGACCACGCGCTCGAACGGGTCGTCGTCGTCGGCCGTGCGCCGCAGGACCGACTTGCGCTCCTCGATCCGGACGATGCGGGCGAGGGTGTCCTTGTCGCCGGAGAGATCGCCGACGATGCTGACGCGGTCGCCGACAACCGCGGCCTTGCGGCCCAGCTCGCGGGCCTTCATCGCCATGACCGTACGGCCGTCGACGAGGCAGGTGAGACGGCCCCGGTCGACGGTCAGGACGAAGCCTTCGACGGCGTCCTCGTGCTTGGGGCGGGTGTGGGTGCGAGGCCGGTTGCCCTTGCGGTTCGGGCGGACCCGGATGTCGTCCTCGTCGGGGTTCTTGCCGTATCGGCGCATCTCGTCAGCCCGTCAGTTTTCCGCGAGCCCGAGCATGCCGGTCCACATGCGTGGGAAGTCCGGGAGCGTCTTGGCGGTGGTCGCGACATTCTCGATCTGTACGCCCTTGACGGCGAGGCCGATGATCGCGCCTGCGGTCGCCATGCGGTGGTCGTGGTACGTGTGGAACACCCCGCCGTGCAGGGGGCGCGGCCTGATGCGCAGGCCGTCCTCGGTCTCGGTGACGTTGCCGCCGAGCTCGTTGATCTCCTTGGTGAGGGCGGCCAGCCGGTCGGTCTCGTGCAGCCGCAGGTGCGCGACGCCGCGCAGGACGGACTCGGAGTCGGCCAGCGCCGCGACGGCCGCGATGCCGGGGGTCAGCTCGCCGACGTCGCCGAGATCCACGTCGATGCCCCGGACACGTCCCATGCCGGTGAAGGTCAGGCCCTGCTCGGTCAGCTCGTACGAGCCACCCATCTCGGTGAAGATCTCGCGCAGCGCGTCGCCGGGCTGGGTGGTGTGCTCCGGCCAGTCCGGGATGGTGACGCGGCCGCCGGTGATCAGGGCGGCGGCGAGGAACGGCTGGGCGTTGGAGAGGTCGGGCTCGACGGTCAGGTCGCGGCCCAGTACGGCGCCGGGGGAGACCCGCCAGACGTTCGGCTCGCCGCCGGATTCCGGGGTGTCCACCTGTGCGCCGACGCTGCGCAGCATGTCGACGGTCATCCGGATGTGCGGGAGAGAGGGGAGGACGGCGCCGGTGTGGCGCACCTCCACGCCCTGGTTGAAGCGCGGGGCGGACAGCAGGAGCGCGCTCACGAATTGCGAGGACGAGGACGCGTCGATCTCCACAGGGCCGCCGTCCAGTGCGCCGCCGCCGTGCACGGTCAGAGGCAGCGAGCCGCGGCCGTCGTCGTCGATACGGGCGCCGAGCGTGCGCAGCGCCTCGATGACGGCACCCAGCGGGCGTTCGTACGAACGGGGGTCGCCGTCGAAGCGGACCGGACCGTCGGCGAGCGCCGCGACGGGGGGCAGGAAGCGCATCACCGTGCCGGCGTTGCCGACGTCGACCGTGGCGGGGCCGTGCAGCCCGGCCGGGATCACGCGCCAGGCCTCGCCTGAGCCGTCGGGGCTTCCCGTGACGGAAGAGCTGGACGACACCGTCTCCTCGATGCCGACGCCCAGCGCGCGCAGGGCCTCGGCCATCAGCAGGGTGTCGCGGGAGCGCAGGGGGTGGCGCAGCCAGCCGGGTTCGGCGGCGAGGGAGGCCAGGACGAGACCACGATTGGTGACCGATTTCGAGCCGGGCACGGTGACGGTCGCGTCGACGGCTGTGCTCGTGTGAGGGGCGGGCCAGAGGTCGGGGTGCACGGGGCTTTCGGTCATGGCTTTCACTTTAGTGGCATGTGGCGGACACAGATCTTGATCAAATGCGCCGAAACCGGGGCGTAACTCAAGGGTGCTAGATGTCCAGCAGCCAGCGGCCGCCGCCCAGCAGCGCACACACCGACACCGTATGGAAGAGGAACAGCCACATCGCGGCAGGCACGTGCGTGAGGCGTGACAGCTGGTCGGCGTCGGAATCGGGGGCTCCGCCGTGGCGGCGCTTGGACTGGAGCTCGAAGGCGGGTCGTACGCCGCCGATGAGCATGAACCAGACAGCGGCGTACGCGAAAGCGGCCTGGACCTCCGGTGAGGTCAGCCAGGAGATCAGCAGGAAGGCCGCACCCGTGAGGATCACGGTGAGCGCCCCGTACGCGTTGCGGATCATCACCAGCATGGCGATGAGCAGGGCGGTGGCGATCCAGAGGAAGAGCGTGATGTGGTTCGCGGCGAGCAGCCAGGCGCCGCCGAGGCCGAGGAGCGGCGGGGCGGTGTAACCGGCGGCGGCCGTGAGGATCATGCCGATGCCGGTCGGCTTGCCGCGGCTGACGGTGAGGCCGCTCGTGTCGGAGTGGAGGCGGATGCCGTCCAGGCTGCGGCCGGTGAGGAGAGCGATCAGGCCGTGGCCGCCCTCGTGGGCGATGGTGATGGCGTTGCGCGACAGGCGCCAGACGACGCGCGGGACGACGACGGCGAGGGCGACGGCGGCCGTGGCTATCACGAGCCATTGATCGGGGTCGGGCTGCGCGCCGAAGACGCGGTCCCACAGGGCGCCGAGATGGGTGCTGTCCATTGTTCGGGCGGCTCCTTGAGGTCTGGGCAGTCGTGGCAGTGTGGCACTTATGTGCGGACGGTATTCAGCGAGCCGGAGGCCCGAGGACCTCGTCGGGCTCTTCGATGTGCAGAAGTGGGAGCCGAAGGAGGCGCTCGCGCCGGACTGGAATGTGGCTCCCACCAAGGAAGTCCACGTGGTCCTGGAGCGTCCTCTCAAAGACGCAGCCGATCGGCGTCCGGTTCGGCAGCTGAGGAAGATGAAGTGGGGGCTCGTGCCGTCGTGGGCGAAGTCACCCGAGGGCGCGGCTCGGATGATCAACGCGAGGGCCGAGTCGGTGCACGAGAAGCCGTCGTTCAAGCAGCCGTTCGTTTCGCGGCGCTGTCTCGTCCCGGCCGACGGCTACTACGAGTGGGTCACCGGCGCGGACGAGCGTCAGCTGGAGGTGGAGGGGAAGAAGAAGCGGGCCCGGAAGCAGCCGTACTTCGTGACCCCGGCGGACGGGTCGGTCATGGCGATGGCCGGTCTCTACGACTTCTGGCGCGATCCGACCCTGCCGGGTGACCATCCGCAGGCGTGGTGGGTGACGTGCTCGGTGATCACCACCGAGGCGGAGAAGTCACCGCTGGCGGTGGCACCGGCCGAGGGCCCCGGGTCGCTGGCCGACATCCACCCCCGGATGCCGCTGATGGTGACGCCGGACCGGTGGGATGCGTGGCTGAATCCGGCCCGTACGGACATCGAGGACGTACGGACACTGCTGGCGCCGCCGCCTGGCGGGCTGATGCGGGCCTATCCCGTGAGCACGGCGGTGAGCAACGTCAAGAACAACGGCCCGGAGCTGCTGGAGGAGCTGGCGGCGCCGGAGGTGGGGACGCTGTTCTGAGGCGGGGCGCGCGGTGCGTGTGCGCTGACGCGGGGTGCGGTGCCTGTCGCGGGCGCGTGGGTGGGTCGACCCCGCGCCGTACGCGCGGAAAGGCAGGATGGGGGCGTGACGCAGAGCGAGATCGTTGAGACGGGTGTCGGTGAGGCGCGGATCACCTGGGCCGAGGCCAGGAAGCCGCGCATAGTGCTGGCCGTGAGTCATGGCGCCGCGGGCGGCATCGGGGCCCGGGACCTGCAGGGGCTCGCTGCCGCCCTGCCGCCGCGCGGGGTCACCGTCGCTCTGGTGGAGCAGCCCTGGCGCGTGGCCGGGAAGAAGCTCGCGCCCGCCCCCAAGACCCTGGACGCCGGGTGGCGCGACCTGTGGCCCGCGCTGGCCAAGGCCGGGCTGCCGGTGGTGGCCGGCGGGCGCAGTGCGGGGGCGCGGGTGGCGTGCCGTACGGCGGTCGAACTGGGGGCCTGTGCCGTGCTGGCGCTGAGCTTTCCGCTGCACCCTCCCGGCAGGCCCGAGAAGTCCCGGGCGGACGAGCTGCTCGGGGCGGGCGTACCCACCCTGGTCGTACAGGGCGGAAACGATCCGTTCGGGAAGCCCGCCGAGTTCCCCGAGGGCGATTACGAGCTCCTGGAGGTGCCGTACGCCGATCATGGTTTCGCCGTGCCGAAGAAGGCCGGGTCGACGGAGGAACAGGTCCTCGAAGTGATCACGAGCGGCGTCGCGACCTGGATCGACGGCCTGCGGGAATGCTGAGCACGACACCTCTGTTGTTCGGTGCGACGACATACGCAGCACGTACGTGGAGAGGGAGTCCGTCGCATGGGTTCGACCATCTGCCCGAGCCGCTCGAACACCGCTGACCTGGAGTGGACGGTGCTCAGTGCGGCCAAAACCGCCCCTCGTCGGGCGGCGGCCGGGTCGGATCGTCGTCTATCCTCCGATTCGAGCGGGTCCGCATTCGGTCCTGCCAAGGCGTTGGAGGAGGTGGGTCCGGTCACTGGGACCGACAGGGGGACCGACGACGGCCAGGCGGAGGAGAACACGCCGGAGACCACCGCCGAGCGCAACGCGCGCTTCGAGCGTGACGCTCTTGGTTTCCTCGACCAGATGTACTCCGCCGCATTGCGTATGACACGTAATCCGGCCGACGCGGAGGACCTGGTGCAGGAGACGTATGCCAAGGCGTACGGGTCCTTCCACCAGTTCCGCGAGGGTACGAATCTGAAGGCATGGCTTTACCGCATTCTGACGAACACCTTTATCAACACGTACCGGAAGAAGCAGCGCGAACCTCAGCGCAGCGCCGCCGAGGAGATCGAGGACTGGCAGCTCGCACGCGCCGAGTCGCACATGTCGACGGGCCTGCGCTCCGCCGAGACGCAGGCGCTCGACCACCTGCCCGACTCGGACGTAAAGTCCGCGCTGCAGGCGATCCCCGAGGAGTTCCGCATAGCGGTCTATCTCGCGGATGTGGAGGGCTTTGCGTACAAGGAGATCGCGGACATCATGGGTACACCCATCGGCACGGTGATGTCCCGGCTGCACCGGGGCCGTCGTCAACTGCGCGGCATGCTTGAGGACTACGCGCGTGACCGCGGGCTGGTACCGGCGGGAGCCGGGGAGTCGAACGACGGGAAAGGTTCGGACTCATGAGCTGCGGAGAGCCGCACGAGACTGACTGCTCAGAGGTCCTGGATCATCTCTACGAGTTCCTCGACCACGAGATGCCCGACAGCGACTGCAACAAGTTCGAGGTGCACTTCGAGGAGTGCTCCCCCTGCTTGGAGAAGTACGGCCTCGAACAGGCCGTGAAGAAGCTGGTGAAGCGCTGTTGCGGCAGTGACGACGTACCGGCGGACCTGCGGGCCAAGGTCATGGGGCGCATCGACCTGATCCGCTCCGGTCAGGCCGTGCCCGACCAGGATGTGACGGCTGTGACAGAGGAGGCCTAGGGCTTGTCCTAGCCTCCGCGCGCAGCGCGTCTGTGCAGTGCGTCTGCGTACGCCGGGACGAAAGCGGCCGATTATCACTCGAACGTGCTAATCGGCCCCTTCGTTCTGTTCCCACCCGTTCAACTCGCTAGCGTGGCGCACGAATTGGCGCGGGCGAACGGTAACGGACGCGGGAGCGAACCTGGTGAGAGCTCTGACGGGTGCGGCGCGGGCGTACATCCTCTGTGCGCTGCTCGCGGCCGCCTGCTGTGTCCTCCCCGCCTTCCACCCCGCCGCCCGCACCCCGTGGGGCCCCGTCACGCTGCTCGCCGTGGTGTACGCCGCCTGCGAGCTGCTCGGCCGTCGGCCCTTCCTCGTCAGCGCCGTACGGGTCGGGGCGGGGTCCTTCTTCCCGGTGCTGCTCGCCGCCGCGCTGCTCCTGCCGCCGTCGGCCGCCGCGCTCGTCGCCGTACCGGGGGCGCTCGTCGGCCATGTCGAGCGGCGCCCTCGCGCGGTACGGCGGGCCTGGCGCGCGGCGCAGCTCGCGCTCGCCGCCTGGGCCGCGGCGCACGTCTGCACGGCCCTCGACGGCCGGGCCCCGCTCGGCGGCGGGGGAGCGGGTGCAGGGGCGGGCGCAGGGACCTCGGCGGCGCACGCGGCGGTGCCCGACTTTCCGTACGTCATGGTGCCCGCCGGCGCCGCCGTACTCGCCTTCTGCCTGGTCCTGTGCGCCCTCGACGGCGGCATTCTCGCCACCGCCGAACGGCTGCCCGTCCGCAGCGCCTGGCGAGGGCTGCTGCTGCGGTCCCTCGCTCCGCACTGCGTGCAGGGTCTGGCCGGGCTGATGATGGCCGTCCTGTGGCGGAGTCCGTACGGCCCCCTCGCCGCGCTCTTCGTCCTCCTCCCGATGTACATCTCCTGCTGGATCTTCGCGCAGTACCACCGCGAGCGCGCCGCCCATCAGGCCACCATCCGCGCCCTCGTACAGGCCGTCGACATCAAGGACCGGTACACCCGCGGGCACAGCGAACGCGTCGGCCGGGCCTCCGTGATGATCGCGCGAGAGCTGGGCATGGACGAGGACCGCATCGAGGTCCTGCGCTTCGCCGGAATCCTGCACGACGTCGGCAAACTCGGCGTCCCCACACGGCTGTTGCGCAAGGACGGCCCGCTGACACCAGAGGAGCGCCGCGTCATCGAGCTGCATCCCGAGTACGGGCACGAAATGGTCCGCGGCATCGGCTTCCTCGGCGAGGCGCGGTCCGCGATCCTGCACCACCACGAGCGGCTCGACGGCAGTGGGTATCCGTACGGTCTGGCGGGCACCCAGATCCCGGAGTTCGCGCGGGTCGTCGCCGTCGCCGACGCGTTCGACGCGATGACGTCGAACCGCTCGTACCAGCGGGCCAGGCCGGTCGGTACGGCGGTGGAGGAGCTGGACCGGTGCGCGGGGACGCAGTTCGACCCGGTCATGGTGGCGGCACTGATCCGGGCCCTGGACCGGCACGGCTGGCACCAGCCGGTGACCGCGGACGAACAGACCCCGCCGCCCGCACGAGTCGCCGCAGATACCCAAAGCGCGTCCAGAGGAAACGTCCCGCCCGGTCACGCCCCCCATGCGCCCCCCGCGCGCACCCCCCATGCGCCCCCCGCCCCGGGTCCTGGCCCCGCCGCCGGTCCCGGCCCCGCCGGTCCCGGCCCCGCCGGTCCCGGCCCCGCCGGTCCTGGCCCCGATCCCGGTCCTGGCCCCGCTCCCGACTCCGCCCTTGCTCCCGACTCCGCTCTCGCTCCTGACTCCGGACGGTCCGCATGAGTGCCGTCCCGTGGGGCCTCAGCGGGCATGTACCGAGGCGCAGGAGGGCGCAGCCGCCGTCGGCTCTTGCGCTCGTGTACTGCGCCGCCGCAGCGCTCACCGCCTACGCCCTCGGCAGCACCCTCTGGTACGGGCTGGCCGAGCCCGGTGTCGCCCTCGCTTTCGGGGTTCTCATCACCGTCGGCGAGCTCGCCCGCTGGGGCGCCCGGGGACCCGAGCGGGAGCCCACGCCGCTCGGCTCCGCCGGCGCCCTCGCCTACGCCCTGCTCGGGCAGAACGCCGCGCAGCCCACCACCCACGGCGTGCTCCAGGTCGTCGCCGTGGTCGTGACCGCCGCCCTCGTCGGGGCGGTGCCGCACATCGCGCGCGGGCACGGGCCCGACGTCGGCCAGGTCGCCCGCCGCGTCCTCACCGTCGCCTTCGCGGCCGTCTGTTTCCAGCCGCTGTACAACTCCGGGATGTTGCGGGAGTGGCTCGGTCACGGCCCGTACTACGCGATCTGCCTGCTCTTCCTCCTCGCCCTCACCGCCCTGTGCGACGCCGTGATCGCCGCCGCCATGGCACGTGCCCGCACCCGCTATCCGTACGGCCCGCTGCTCAGGGACGAGCTGCGGGCCCTGCTCGGGATCGGCTCCGCCGTCTGCGCCACGGGGGCCGTCATGGCGCTCGGCGTCGCCGTCGCCGGACTGTGGGCGCTGCCAGTCTTCTGCGTGCCGCTGCTGCTCACCCAGATGGCGTTCCGGCGGTTCGCGGCCGTCCGTACGACGTACCGCCAGACCATCACCTCCCTGGCCCGCGCCACCGAGATCGCCGGTTACACCCCGCCGGGCCACGCACGCCGCGTCGCCCTCCTCAGCGGCGCCGTCGGCCGCGAGCTCGGCCTCTCGGAGCCCGACCTCACGGTCCTGGAGTACGCCGCCCTGATGCACGACATCGGACAGCTCTCCCTCCTCGACCCTGTCCCCGCAGGGGCCACCGCCTCCCTGCCGCCCGCGGAACAGCGCCGCATCGCCCTGCTCGGCGGAGCCGTCGTACGTCAGACCGGGGTGCCCGCCGAGGTCGCCGTGGTCGTGGAGCGGCAGGCCGACCCGTACCGGGAGCAGCCGCTGCCCGCCCGAATCGTCCGCGCCGTCAACGCATACGACGATCTCTCGGGGGAAAGCGGCGGGGGACTGGGCGGACCGCTCAGCGCCCTGGAACAGCTCCGCCTGGGCACGGGAAACGACTATCAGCCCGAGGTCGTGGAATCCCTGGCGCGCGTCCTGTCGCGAGGCGGTCTGACCCCGTCCCCACCTGGGTAACCCATGGGTAATGAGCGCCCCTGTGACCGGGCATGGTTGGATGCAAAGAAGAGGAGAAAGTCGAAGTAGAAGGTGCCCGGGGGTACTGGCCCTTCAGCGACCGGCAGGCGGGAATCGTGAGGATCTTCGGGAAGGTACGGCATCGGCCCTCCGCCTCGTGGCGGCAGGCCACCGACCGCGCGTTCACGCTGATCGGTGACGGTCGGTACGAGGACGCGGGGGCGCTGCTGACGCGCGCGGCGGATCTCGAACCCTGGTTGTCCGAGTCCTGGTTCAACCTCGCGCTGCTGCACAAGTTCCGGCACGACTGGGAACAGGCACGGTCGGCGGGACTGCGAGCCGTCGCGCTCCTGGACCGGGAGACCGGCGCTCCGGACTGGTGGAACGTCGGCATCGCGGCCACCGCCCTCCAGGACTGGCCGCTCGCGCGCCGCGCCTGGCAGGCGTACGGCCTCAAGGTGCCCGGTGAGCCCACCGAGAGCGGCGAGCCCGTCGGCATGGAGCTCGGCAGCGCCGCCGTCCGCCTGTCGCCCGAGGGCGAGGCCGAAGTGGTGTGGGGCCGCAGACTCGACCCGGCCCGTATCGAGGTGCTGTCGATTCCGCTGCCCTCGTCTGGGCGGCGCTGGGGCGAGGTCGTCCTGCACGACGGCGTACCGCACGGCGAGCGCGTCACGGCCGCGGGGCCCTCGTTCCCCGTCTTCGACGAGATCGAGCTCTGGGCTCCCTCGCCCGTGCCCACCTGGGTGGTGCTCCTGGAGGCGGCGACCGAGGCCGACAGGGACGCCCTGGAGCGGCTGGCCGCCGACGCGGGATTCGCCGCCGAGGACTGGTCGTCGTCCGTACGGCTGCTCTGCCGCGCCTGCTCCGAGTCGCAGATGCCCAGCGACGAGGGCGACGGCGAGCACCTGGACCCGCACGACCACAGTGAACCGGGACACCCGGGGCCGCTCGGCCACCGCACGGCCGGCGAGCTGTGGGTGCCGGAGCGCGAGTGCGGCATAGCGGCACCGGCCGGTCTCGTCCGGGGTCTGCTGGACGGCTGGGTCGCCGACAGTCCGGACAGCCGCGAGTGGCGGGACCTCGAAGAAGTCTGCTGAGGCCACGTGCCCCGGGCGGTGCCCTTAGGCTGTATGGGCACATCATTCGGTGTTCCGGGGTTTTGAGGAAGGCGTACGGCGGACATGTCGCAGCAGGAGACGGACCAGCAGGTCATCAACGACGGGTTCGTCGTGGACACGGAGGACACCGAGGAGCGCGAGCAGGCGTACCGCGCGCGCGGCACCGCCCGCCCCATCACCGTCGTCGGCAACCCGGTCCTCCACAAGGAGTGCAAGGACGTCACCGAGTTCGACGACAAGCTGGCCGCGCTGATCGACGACATGTTCGCCAGCCAGCGGGCGGCCGAGGGCGTCGGCCTCGCCGCCAACCAGATCGGTGTCGACCTCAAGGTCTTCGTCTACGACTGCATGGACGACGACGGTGTGCGCCACGTCGGTGTCGTCTGCAACCCGGTCCTCGAAGACCTCCCGCAGGACCAGCGCAATCTGGACGAGGCGAACGAGGGCTGCCTGTCCGTCCCCACGGCGTACGCCGAACTGGCCCGCCCCGACTACGCGGTCGTGCACGGCCAGGACGCCCGGGGCAACGCCATCAAGGTGCGCGGCAGCGGTTACTTCGCGCGCTGCCTCCAGCACGAGACGGACCACCTGTACGGCTACCTGTACATCGACCGTCTGTCGAAGCGCGACCGCAAGGACGCGCTGAAGCAGATGGCAGAGGGCACGCCGCGCTACGAGGTCGTCCCGAACGACTGATCTCGCGTACGTACGACGCCAAGAGGGCCCCGTGCCGCCGGTTCGCCGGTGCGGGGCCCTCTTCGCTGCCGTCACCGTCGCCATTGGTCGGACAAATGACCCTGGCCGACGCCCTGTTGACGCGCGTCCAGGGGGGCGTCAGTCTCGGGCGTGCCCCGCTCCTGTGCTCCCCGTTTCCCGGCATGGAGGTCCAATGCTCCGACGTACCGCGAGATGTGCGCTCAGTATTGTCATGCTCATGATTGACGCGCTGGCCGCTACGGCCCCCTCCTGACGGCCGCACCGGAAGGCCGGCACGGACCCTACGCGGCCTGTGCCGGCCCCCGGAATGTGCGGCGGTAGGCGTTCGGGGTCGTGCCCAGTGACCGTACGAATTGATGACGCAGCGCCGCCGCGTTCCCGAACCCCGCGCGGCCCGCGATCGCGTCCACCGTGTGGTCCGTCGCCTCCAGCAACTCCTGGGCGAGGAGGACCCGCTGGCGCAGCAGCCAGCGGTACGGCGTCGTGCCCGTCTCCTGGAGGAAGCGGCGCGCGAACGTCCGGGGCGACATGTGCGCCCGTTCGGCCAGTTGCTCCACGGTCATCTCCTGGTCCAGATGCCGCTCCATCCAGGCCAGCACCCCGCCCACCGTGTCGCAGCGCGCGTACGTCAGCGGACGCTCGATGTACTGCGCCTGTCCGCCGTCGCGGTGCGGCGGGACGACCATGCGGCGGGCGATGGTGTTGGCGACCTCGGAACCGTGTTCCTGGCGTACGACATGCAAGCAGGCGTCGATCCCGGCGGCCGTGCCGGCCGACGTGATGACCGGGCCCTCGTCGACGTACAGTACATCCGGCTCGACCCGTGCCCGCGGATGGCGGCGGGCCAGCTCTGCGGAGTGCCGCCAGTGGGTCGTGCACCGGCGCCCGTCCAGCAGCCCCGCCGCGCCCAGTACGAACGCGCCCGAGCAGACGCTGAGCACCCGGGCCCCGCGGTCGACGGCCCGGCGCAGGGCGTCGAGCAGCGGCTCGGGGTAGGTGCGGGCCTCGCAGTGCTGGTCGGCGGGGATGGCGATGAGGTCGGCGCTGTCCAGCCGGTCGAGTCCGTGCGGTACGGAGATGGAGAAGGCGCCGGAACGGGCGCTCAGCGGGCCCGGTTCGGCGGCGCAGACCGCGAAGTCGTAGACCGGCAGCCCCTGATCGCTGCGGTCGATACCGAACACCTCACAGATGACGCCGAGTTCGAAGGGATTGACTCCGTCGACCAGCGCCACGGCCACGTTTTTCAGCATGCTCGCAGTGTGGCAGCAATTCGACGTTCCATGACAGTCCTGCCACTCACTTTTCTGGGCGGGAAAGACCACAGTGGAGCCATGACAACCTTCCTGAACTACCTCGCAGTCCTGACCGTCTTCCTGCTCCTCACCCTCCCTTCCTTCATCGGACACGCCAGAGAACGCCGGATCGACCGGCAGCTCCGGGAGGCCGGGAACCCCCGCCCGCGTCAGCCTGAAACAGCACGCAGGGCGCCCGGCCGGCGGCCGGTCAGGCGGTCCATCGCGACGGACGTGCTGTCGTCGGCCGGCAGGTGAACGATGAGGCGCTGGTCGTCGTCGGCGGGCAGTTCGAGCGTCTCGTACGCCAGCCTCAGCTCGCCCGCCTCCGGGTGCACGAGGCGGGTGACGCCGCTGGACCTCGGAAGCCCCGGCAGCGTGTCCACGCGCCCGCTGAAGTCCGCCCCGGCGGTGACGGTCAACTCGTCGGCGAGCACCGCGACATGCGCGTCCGCCCGGAAAGGGCCCTGCTTGAGCGCCGCCACCTGCTCGTCGGCGACGAGGCCCCAGTCGGGGTACGCGGTACGCGCCCGGGGGTCGGTGAACACGAAGCGGGCGAGGTTCGGCGGCGTGCCGTCCAGCAGGCCGATCGGGCCCGCCAGCCGCTCGTAGCCCTCCGTGCGGGCGAGGATCTCGCTCAGCCGGTTGACCAGCACGGCGGGTGTGGGCTCCAGCCGGTCGAGGAGTGCCCGCACGGTGGGCCGTACCGTACGGACGGGTGACGCGCCGCCCATGCAGTTGAATCCCGCGTCGGCCGCCTTGGTGAGGCGGTGCAGGTGGATGCGCTCGCTCGCGGTCAGCCGCAGCGCGTCGGCCAGCGCGGACAGCACCTGGGCGGAGGGCCGGCGGTCGCGCCCCTGCTCCAGACGTGTCACGTACTCGACGCTGACGCCCGCAAGCGTGGCCAGCTCGGAGCGGCGCAGGCCCGGTGTGCGGCGGCGGGCGCCGGTGGGCAGCCCCACCTCGGCGGGTGTGACGGCTTCACGGCGGATGCGCAGGAAGAGGCCCAGCTCGTTGTCGCTCACCTTCCGAACGTAACACCGGCTGCCGGACCGGATCGTGGCCCTGCCACTACCAGTCTCGGCCCGGCCTTCCTGGTCCCGGCTGCGCCCGGCAGATTGAGGGACGTGACCCCGACGGGTCACTCCCACACCTCGTATGCCGGACAACCGGACAAGGAGCACAGCCATGCACAGTGAGACGCCCCTCAATCTCGCGGTCGTCATCGGAAGCGTCAGGGAGGGCCGGTTCGGACCGGTCGTCGCCAACTGGTTCGTCGAACAGGCCGAGCAGCACGGCCGGTTCACCGTAGACCTCATCGACCTGGCGGATACGCCGATCCCGCTGGAGCTGCCGGCCGTGCCGCCGGCGATGCAGCCCGACCTGGCCCGCCCCGCGAGCATGGAGCCCCTCACCCGCCGGCTCGCCGCCGCCGACGCGGTCGTCGTACTGACGCCGGACTACAACCGCAGCTTCCCGGCCTCGCTCAAGGCCGCCGTCGACTGGCACTACACCGAATGGCAGGCCAAGCCGATCGGCTTCGTCGGTTACAGCGGAGGCAGCGGCGGCCTCCTGGCCATCGAACAGCTCCGCCAGGTCTTCAACGAGCTGCACGCCCACACGGTCCGCGACTACGTCTCGTTCCCCCGGTATTACGAGCTCTTCAGCCCCGACGGGAGCCTCAAGAACCCCGAAGAGCCCAACGGCGCCGCGAAGGTCCTGCTCGACCAGCTTCACTGGTGGGGCTCGGTCCTCCACGACGCCAGGCGCGACCGCCCGCTCGCGGTCTGAGGCTTCCTAGAAGTCGTCGTCGAAGGCGACCGAGCCCTCGACCGCGACCTGGTACGCCGACGGGCGGCGCTCGAAGAAGTTCGTCAGCTCCTGC from Streptomyces spiramyceticus carries:
- a CDS encoding NADPH-dependent FMN reductase; its protein translation is MHSETPLNLAVVIGSVREGRFGPVVANWFVEQAEQHGRFTVDLIDLADTPIPLELPAVPPAMQPDLARPASMEPLTRRLAAADAVVVLTPDYNRSFPASLKAAVDWHYTEWQAKPIGFVGYSGGSGGLLAIEQLRQVFNELHAHTVRDYVSFPRYYELFSPDGSLKNPEEPNGAAKVLLDQLHWWGSVLHDARRDRPLAV